Sequence from the Cetobacterium somerae ATCC BAA-474 genome:
ACAATCATTTTATATTTCATTTCTATCCTCCAAAAGTTTTGCGAAAAGTTTAACTCCTTCAAGAAGAACTTTTTCATCAAAATTAAAAGAAGAACTATGCAACGGTGAAATAAAATTTTGTTCTTTATTTCTAGTACCTAATAGAAAAAATATCCCAGGAACTTTTTCTTGATAAAAAGCAAAATCTTCAGCTAAAGCTAAGGTTTCGCCCTGAATAAAATTAAAGTCTTGAGAAATTTTTAAAAAATTATTATAAAGAATATTATCATTTATAACTGGTGGATAAAGAACTCTAAATTCATCTATCACTTTAATATCAAAAGCTATTTCTATTCCGTTATGTATTTCTTTCATTCTTTTTATTATTAGTTCAGTATCCTCTTGAGAATATGCTCTAATTGTACCATGAAAATCTATAGAGTTAGATATTATATTTCGAGCTGTTCCACCACTTATTTTACCAACTGTTATAACGCCTGCATTAAAGGGAGAAAGATTTCTAGAAATTATACTCTGATAAGAATCTATAATTTTAGTAAAAGGTATAAGGGGATCATTTGTTTTTTGAGGCATTCCTCCATGACCTCCCTTACCAACAACCTTACAATCAAATTCCGTAGCTTGTGCAAAGAAAGGTCCAGCTTTAGTTGAAATAGTTCCTTCTTCTAAATCTGGAAATAAGTGAAAAGAGTATATCTCTTTAACATGGAATTTTTCTAAAATTCCAGTCTCGCATATAAATTTAGCTCCACCTGGACCTTCTTCGGCAGGTTGAAATATTAATAAAATACTATAATTTTGCTCTGCTGTTGTTGTTAGATATTTAGCAAAGGCTAAAAGAGCAGCTGTATGACCATCATGTCCACAAGCGTGCATAAAACCAGAGTGTTTTGAAGAAAATGTACAATTATTTTCCTCTTGAATTGCAAGTGCATCTATATCAGCTCTAAAGGCAATGCACTCTTTTTTTATCCCTGGAATATAGACATAAACACCAGTTTCACAAATTGTATTTGGAGAATATCCCATACTTTTTAGTGTATTTATTATATACTTTTGAGTTTTAAACTCTTTGAAGCCTACTTCGGGTATTTGATGTAGGTCTCTTCTATATTTTATAACTTCGTTTAATAATAAATTCATAGTTACCTCCTGTATAAATAATTAATTAATGATAGTATTATTTTTTTATAAAAACAAATATAAAAAATAAAAATTCATAATATATGAACTTTT
This genomic interval carries:
- a CDS encoding M20 metallopeptidase family protein, with protein sequence MNLLLNEVIKYRRDLHQIPEVGFKEFKTQKYIINTLKSMGYSPNTICETGVYVYIPGIKKECIAFRADIDALAIQEENNCTFSSKHSGFMHACGHDGHTAALLAFAKYLTTTAEQNYSILLIFQPAEEGPGGAKFICETGILEKFHVKEIYSFHLFPDLEEGTISTKAGPFFAQATEFDCKVVGKGGHGGMPQKTNDPLIPFTKIIDSYQSIISRNLSPFNAGVITVGKISGGTARNIISNSIDFHGTIRAYSQEDTELIIKRMKEIHNGIEIAFDIKVIDEFRVLYPPVINDNILYNNFLKISQDFNFIQGETLALAEDFAFYQEKVPGIFFLLGTRNKEQNFISPLHSSSFNFDEKVLLEGVKLFAKLLEDRNEI